A window of the Terriglobia bacterium genome harbors these coding sequences:
- a CDS encoding pirin family protein: MSLRPVKRLIKSKPTLEGAGVHLRRAFGFGNTADFDPFLLLDDFRNERPEDYLAGFPWHPHRGIETITYVLAGDVEHGDSLGHSGTIGAGDVQWMTAGSGIIHQEMPKGDPSGRMHGFQLWGNLPASLKMTAPRYQEVKSAEIPEVTDDDGTLVRVVCGNFWGKKGPVEGVAADPVYIDVTVPPGKRKTLPVETTRHAFAYVFDGAGKFCNASGPLEVPTEPAGWLDTTPPTEADNRSLILFDRGDEVTIQADEEGIRFLLVSGKPLEQPVAWYGPIVMNTQEELREAFSELKNGTFLKHKMSE, from the coding sequence ATGTCACTTCGACCTGTAAAGCGGCTGATTAAGTCCAAGCCGACGCTGGAGGGTGCAGGTGTGCATCTTCGCCGTGCGTTCGGTTTTGGCAACACGGCTGACTTTGACCCGTTCCTTCTTCTGGACGACTTCCGCAATGAGCGTCCGGAGGATTATCTCGCCGGTTTCCCCTGGCACCCGCACCGCGGCATTGAGACCATTACTTACGTGCTGGCAGGCGACGTCGAGCACGGGGACAGCCTGGGTCACAGCGGCACCATCGGTGCAGGCGACGTGCAGTGGATGACGGCGGGCAGCGGCATCATTCATCAGGAGATGCCCAAAGGAGACCCCTCCGGGCGCATGCACGGTTTCCAGCTCTGGGGTAATTTGCCGGCCTCGCTCAAAATGACCGCGCCGCGCTACCAGGAAGTTAAATCCGCTGAAATCCCCGAAGTTACGGACGACGACGGAACGCTGGTCAGAGTGGTCTGCGGGAATTTCTGGGGCAAGAAGGGTCCCGTTGAGGGCGTCGCCGCCGACCCGGTATACATCGACGTCACCGTCCCGCCCGGCAAACGGAAGACCCTGCCAGTTGAAACTACACGCCACGCCTTCGCCTACGTTTTTGACGGCGCAGGCAAGTTCTGCAATGCTTCAGGCCCCCTGGAAGTGCCCACGGAACCGGCTGGCTGGTTAGACACCACTCCGCCCACCGAGGCCGACAATCGCTCGCTCATCCTCTTCGATCGTGGCGACGAGGTCACTATCCAGGCCGACGAGGAAGGCATCCGTTTTCTTCTGGTCTCCGGCAAACCGCTTGAACAGCCAGTGGCGTGGTACGGCCCCATCGTGATGAACACCCAGGAAGAGCTCCGCGAAGCATTCAGCGAGCTCAAGAACGGCACGTTCCTGAAACACAAGATGTCAGAGTGA
- a CDS encoding aspartyl/asparaginyl beta-hydroxylase domain-containing protein has protein sequence MIKQTKRALKGLAEDYMFYRDAERTFFEPEEFPWVANVEAEWQAIRKELDVLMLKREQITNFQDYSPPQKSITNDNNWKTYFLYAFGRVEKENCSRCPETVRILKKIPQMNTAMFSILSPGKYIPPHRGPYKGVLRYHLGLMVPEPEGICRIRVGNDIRSWKEGKSLIFDDSHEHEVWNDSDSYRVVLFVNFARPTIFPFSTINRSILWMRSFRPL, from the coding sequence ATGATAAAACAGACAAAAAGGGCCCTGAAGGGTCTTGCGGAGGACTACATGTTCTACCGCGATGCCGAGCGCACGTTTTTCGAGCCGGAAGAGTTTCCCTGGGTCGCCAATGTTGAGGCGGAATGGCAGGCGATTCGCAAGGAGTTGGACGTTTTGATGCTGAAGCGCGAACAGATCACGAATTTCCAGGATTACTCTCCCCCGCAGAAGAGCATTACCAACGACAACAACTGGAAGACATATTTCCTTTATGCCTTTGGGCGTGTCGAAAAGGAAAACTGTTCGCGCTGCCCCGAAACGGTCCGGATCCTGAAAAAGATCCCCCAGATGAACACCGCCATGTTTTCTATTCTATCGCCCGGGAAGTACATTCCTCCGCACCGGGGACCCTACAAAGGTGTGCTTCGCTACCATCTCGGATTGATGGTTCCTGAACCAGAAGGCATCTGCAGGATTCGGGTGGGAAACGACATCAGGTCCTGGAAGGAAGGAAAGAGCCTGATCTTCGATGACAGCCACGAGCATGAAGTCTGGAACGACTCCGACTCCTATCGTGTTGTGCTGTTCGTTAATTTCGCGCGCCCAACCATCTTTCCGTTTTCTACTATCAACCGTTCGATTCTCTGGATGCGCAGTTTCCGTCCGCTCTAG
- a CDS encoding MFS transporter — translation MTTVTEIEKPSAWGTLRHPIFRNCWASSVVSNVGSWMQDTAGTWLMTSLTTSPLLIALMQTAAGLPVLLLGYPAGATADIVDRRRLLIFWQVWMLATVAGLSVLTFAGMISPWTLLALTFLLNVGAAMNNPAWQAIVPELVPRSELPSAIAVNSAGYNLARAVGPAIGGLMVAAFATVMLGAGAVFLVNSLSFLAVILVLYQWRSTPLYKSALPAERLSGALMSGLRYLRYTPELRATFVRVFVFASFASAVWALLAVVASQDLRQGAMAYGILNGCLGAGAVVGASLLPRLRQRLSADMIVAGSSAVFAGTLATLGLMRSVPLIVVSLLAAGFAWTSALSTMNVTVQISTPPWVQARALGTYQMIFWGGVASGSAFWGFVAEHISTPVALLAAAATALASIPLVRRFHLLEEIPPDLKPYRLNRAAPQVVVEPHPDDGPVLVTIEFNIRPEDYADFTRAIHKVRDMRMRNGAIRWGVFQDAGQPERFVETFVVDSWIDFLRQRERYSAPDRTLRDYSWSFHQGESPPAVSYMLYAREAVDSK, via the coding sequence GTGACGACAGTAACTGAAATCGAAAAACCCTCTGCCTGGGGAACGCTTCGCCATCCGATTTTCCGCAACTGCTGGGCTTCCTCCGTCGTCTCAAACGTGGGGAGCTGGATGCAGGACACGGCGGGCACGTGGCTGATGACCTCGCTCACCACCTCGCCTCTGCTGATCGCCCTGATGCAGACCGCAGCGGGCCTTCCCGTGCTCCTGCTGGGTTATCCTGCCGGAGCCACCGCCGACATTGTTGACCGCCGCCGCCTGCTGATTTTCTGGCAGGTCTGGATGCTGGCCACGGTGGCCGGTCTCAGTGTGCTCACCTTTGCCGGAATGATTTCTCCCTGGACGCTGCTGGCGCTCACTTTCCTGCTGAACGTCGGCGCCGCCATGAACAACCCCGCCTGGCAGGCCATCGTGCCGGAGCTTGTTCCGCGCTCAGAGCTCCCCAGCGCCATCGCCGTGAACAGCGCCGGTTACAACTTGGCGCGCGCGGTGGGACCTGCGATCGGCGGGCTGATGGTGGCTGCCTTTGCCACGGTAATGCTCGGAGCGGGGGCGGTGTTCCTGGTGAATTCACTCTCCTTCCTGGCGGTAATCCTGGTTCTCTATCAGTGGCGCAGCACGCCGCTTTACAAGAGCGCACTTCCGGCGGAGCGGTTGTCCGGTGCGCTGATGTCCGGGTTGCGTTACCTGCGATACACGCCGGAGCTTCGCGCGACATTCGTTCGAGTCTTTGTGTTTGCAAGCTTTGCCAGCGCCGTCTGGGCCCTGCTGGCGGTGGTGGCAAGCCAGGATCTCCGCCAGGGCGCCATGGCCTACGGTATTCTGAACGGCTGCCTCGGTGCCGGCGCTGTGGTCGGAGCCTCGCTCCTTCCCCGGCTTCGGCAGCGCCTGTCAGCAGACATGATTGTCGCGGGATCGTCCGCCGTTTTTGCCGGAACGCTTGCGACTCTGGGCCTTATGCGCAGCGTACCCCTTATCGTCGTCTCGCTGCTGGCGGCGGGATTCGCGTGGACCAGCGCTCTCTCCACGATGAACGTGACCGTTCAGATCTCCACGCCGCCCTGGGTGCAGGCGCGGGCACTAGGAACGTATCAGATGATCTTCTGGGGAGGCGTGGCTTCAGGCAGCGCCTTCTGGGGATTTGTAGCGGAACATATTTCCACCCCAGTAGCACTGCTGGCGGCAGCCGCGACCGCACTGGCCAGCATTCCTCTGGTGCGCCGTTTTCATCTTTTGGAGGAAATCCCGCCGGACCTCAAACCTTACCGACTTAACCGCGCTGCCCCGCAGGTGGTGGTCGAGCCGCATCCTGACGACGGCCCCGTCCTGGTGACCATTGAGTTCAATATCCGTCCCGAAGATTACGCCGATTTCACCCGAGCGATCCACAAGGTCCGAGACATGCGCATGCGCAACGGCGCCATTCGCTGGGGAGTGTTCCAGGATGCGGGGCAGCCAGAGCGTTTTGTCGAGACTTTTGTCGTAGACTCCTGGATCGACTTTCTGCGCCAGCGCGAACGGTACTCTGCGCCTGACCGTACCCTTCGCGACTACTCCTGGAGCTTCCACCAGGGCGAGTCACCTCCCGCCGTCTCCTACATGTTGTATGCGCGCGAGGCGGTGGACAGCAAATAG